A part of Microbulbifer salipaludis genomic DNA contains:
- a CDS encoding cupin domain-containing protein — translation MAMHINADFDQRVVIRPDQYQWVDSPMPGVERMMLDRIGDEVARATSIVRYQPFSEFSSHAHSGGEEFFVLDGVFSDEHQDYGKGSYVRNPIGTAHTPRIGKEGATIFVKLHQFDQADTQQKVIDTNTQPWLPGLVDGLQVMPLHDFQAEHAALVKWAPNTRFNPHQHWGGEEIFVIEGTFHDEYGSYPKGSWLRSPHLSRHTPFTKEDGALIYVKTGHLPEAI, via the coding sequence ATGGCGATGCATATCAATGCGGACTTCGATCAACGGGTGGTGATTCGGCCAGATCAGTACCAGTGGGTAGATTCACCCATGCCCGGCGTTGAGCGTATGATGCTGGACAGAATTGGCGACGAGGTAGCAAGAGCGACTTCCATTGTGCGCTATCAGCCCTTCAGTGAATTTTCATCCCATGCGCATTCCGGCGGAGAAGAATTTTTTGTTCTGGATGGCGTCTTTTCGGACGAGCACCAGGACTACGGAAAGGGCAGCTATGTGCGCAACCCCATCGGCACCGCTCACACCCCTAGAATCGGCAAAGAAGGTGCGACCATTTTCGTCAAACTGCACCAGTTCGACCAAGCCGACACGCAACAGAAGGTGATTGATACCAACACACAACCCTGGCTCCCGGGGCTGGTGGATGGCCTTCAGGTCATGCCTTTACACGACTTCCAGGCAGAACATGCCGCGCTCGTGAAATGGGCACCCAACACGCGCTTCAATCCGCATCAACACTGGGGCGGCGAGGAGATTTTCGTAATCGAGGGCACCTTTCATGACGAGTACGGCAGCTACCCCAAAGGCTCCTGGCTGCGCAGCCCGCACCTCAGCCGGCATACGCCGTTTACCAAAGAGGACGGCGCACTAATCTATGTCAAGACGGGGCACCTGCCGGAAGCAATATAG
- a CDS encoding OmpW/AlkL family protein: protein MQAARKAATFTAVALGATLGASQCLADYEQGDVIVRIGWGLVDPDDDSDLLRIDNTVDLLDTRVYVDDGDSATFTGTWLFADHFGLGLLAALPFEHDLSVGGLPDPNNPGDLLGKVDLGSIEHLPPTLTVQWFPVCKESWVQPYVGIGVNFTTFMDEDISNVAQDYFVDVLDASSNARLKLDDSWGLAGEVGIDIMFGRDSNWLFNAAVWYLDIDTKAKIDFRTTQGANTRITTDVDIDPFVYSVGLGYKF, encoded by the coding sequence ATGCAAGCAGCCAGGAAGGCCGCCACCTTTACCGCCGTTGCGCTCGGCGCCACCCTCGGCGCCAGCCAGTGTCTTGCCGATTACGAGCAGGGCGACGTCATCGTCCGTATCGGCTGGGGCCTGGTAGACCCGGATGACGATTCCGATTTACTGCGCATCGACAATACCGTCGACCTGCTGGACACCCGCGTGTATGTAGACGATGGTGACAGCGCCACCTTCACCGGCACCTGGCTATTTGCCGACCATTTTGGCCTCGGCCTGCTGGCCGCGCTGCCGTTCGAGCACGACCTGTCCGTCGGTGGGCTACCTGACCCCAACAACCCCGGTGACCTGCTGGGCAAGGTGGACCTGGGCAGCATTGAGCACCTGCCCCCCACGCTCACCGTGCAGTGGTTCCCGGTATGTAAAGAGTCCTGGGTACAGCCTTATGTGGGCATCGGGGTCAACTTCACCACCTTTATGGATGAAGACATCAGCAACGTCGCCCAGGACTACTTCGTGGATGTGCTCGATGCTTCCAGCAATGCCAGGCTGAAGCTCGATGACTCCTGGGGTCTCGCCGGCGAGGTGGGTATCGACATCATGTTCGGCCGCGACAGTAACTGGCTGTTCAACGCCGCTGTGTGGTACCTGGATATCGACACCAAGGCGAAGATCGACTTCCGCACCACTCAGGGCGCTAACACGCGCATTACCACCGACGTGGACATCGATCCTTTCGTCTACTCGGTAGGACTCGGCTACAAGTTCTGA
- a CDS encoding NAD(P)H-dependent oxidoreductase, with protein MKAFIVYWHPEPKSFNHAMFLGAQRALVDAGWEVKTSDLFAMGFDPVSSRANFQSVKDPDFLKLQIEEMHATEVDGFAPDLEREIQKIEWCDLMIWQFPLWWFGLPAVFKGWVDRTFAMGRTYGGGRIYEDGMFKGKRALLSLTTGGPAEAYAKDGFNGDIFAILRPIHRGMLEFTGFDVLAPQIVYAPVRMSEEQRTSEIDKYGQRLGAITRESPIEIGQY; from the coding sequence ATGAAGGCATTCATTGTGTATTGGCACCCGGAGCCGAAGAGCTTTAACCATGCCATGTTCCTCGGTGCCCAGAGAGCATTGGTAGATGCAGGGTGGGAGGTGAAGACTTCCGATCTTTTCGCCATGGGGTTCGATCCTGTGTCGAGTCGTGCAAACTTCCAGAGCGTCAAGGACCCTGATTTCCTCAAGTTGCAGATTGAGGAAATGCATGCAACAGAAGTAGACGGCTTCGCTCCCGATCTTGAACGTGAAATACAGAAGATCGAATGGTGCGATTTGATGATCTGGCAATTCCCGCTGTGGTGGTTCGGCCTCCCCGCTGTTTTCAAGGGCTGGGTTGATCGTACCTTCGCGATGGGAAGAACCTATGGTGGTGGAAGAATCTATGAAGATGGTATGTTCAAGGGAAAGAGGGCACTTCTCTCTTTGACCACCGGCGGCCCCGCGGAAGCTTATGCCAAAGATGGCTTTAACGGAGACATCTTTGCGATCTTGAGACCGATTCATCGGGGCATGCTCGAATTTACTGGCTTCGATGTTCTCGCGCCCCAAATCGTCTATGCCCCAGTTCGGATGAGCGAGGAGCAAAGGACGAGCGAGATTGACAAGTATGGTCAGCGACTGGGGGCTATCACCAGGGAATCACCCATAGAAATTGGTCAATACTGA
- a CDS encoding M12 family metallopeptidase produces MGYGINTDIQTNKIWGSVISFYVQVTTNRNNFDSALRAWGATLKPKIFFSEIAQPGIAEVTVIIHNTTMVTGSSSWRSPDGLNGRDPGRGGTLNLKDTDRVGTIIHEIGHMLGLCHEQDRKNDARATSVRGNYLFGHEVAKRSWPNCKNYGSFNPNSIMLYGSGYEDKTAPDQDDVRTVFEINKK; encoded by the coding sequence ATGGGATACGGAATTAACACAGACATTCAAACAAACAAAATCTGGGGAAGTGTAATTTCCTTTTATGTCCAAGTAACGACAAATAGGAATAATTTCGATAGTGCATTACGCGCTTGGGGCGCCACCCTAAAACCAAAAATTTTCTTTTCAGAAATCGCACAGCCAGGAATAGCGGAAGTTACAGTAATTATACACAATACCACGATGGTAACTGGTTCGAGTTCATGGAGATCACCTGACGGTTTGAATGGGCGGGATCCTGGTCGCGGAGGAACCCTAAATCTTAAAGATACTGATCGAGTTGGGACCATCATCCATGAAATTGGACATATGCTAGGGTTATGTCACGAACAAGATCGAAAAAATGACGCCCGCGCTACAAGTGTGCGCGGTAATTATCTCTTTGGTCACGAAGTGGCAAAACGAAGTTGGCCAAACTGTAAAAACTATGGGAGTTTCAATCCTAACTCTATAATGTTATATGGAAGCGGATATGAAGATAAAACTGCCCCCGATCAAGATGATGTAAGAACGGTATTTGAGATTAATAAGAAATAA
- a CDS encoding glutamine amidotransferase-related protein codes for MKIGVLKTDDVRPQLVGEFGEYPEMFADLLKREDPSLEFVTYEVQHGHYPEDIDEVDAYLITGSKTGVYDDQPWIAPLMAFVRELHARRKPTLGICFGHQLIAHALGGETRKSEKGWGVGVHSYEVQETPSWMVEPQESFSLLVSHQDQVITPAPGTRVIASSDFCPYALLQVGEHMLTMQAHPEFTKPYSQGLMELRKEVFGEDMVEKGKESLTNDIHTSAMARWMLAFLKNAS; via the coding sequence ATGAAGATTGGTGTTCTGAAGACCGACGATGTACGCCCCCAATTGGTGGGGGAGTTCGGTGAATACCCGGAGATGTTTGCGGACCTACTCAAACGCGAAGATCCGTCTCTGGAGTTTGTGACCTACGAAGTGCAGCACGGGCACTACCCGGAGGATATCGATGAGGTCGATGCCTACCTGATTACCGGCAGCAAAACCGGCGTTTACGATGATCAGCCCTGGATAGCGCCACTGATGGCGTTTGTGCGGGAGCTGCATGCGCGCCGGAAGCCGACCCTGGGGATCTGCTTCGGGCATCAGCTGATCGCGCATGCACTGGGTGGCGAGACCCGCAAATCGGAAAAAGGCTGGGGTGTTGGGGTACACAGTTACGAGGTGCAGGAAACACCGTCGTGGATGGTGGAACCGCAGGAGTCGTTCAGCCTGCTGGTGAGTCACCAGGACCAGGTGATAACGCCGGCACCGGGCACCCGGGTGATCGCCTCCAGTGATTTCTGTCCTTACGCGTTGCTGCAGGTGGGTGAGCACATGCTGACCATGCAGGCCCACCCTGAATTTACCAAACCCTATTCCCAGGGACTGATGGAGCTGCGCAAAGAGGTCTTCGGGGAAGATATGGTGGAGAAGGGCAAGGAATCCCTGACCAACGATATTCACACCAGTGCCATGGCGCGCTGGATGCTGGCTTTTTTGAAGAACGCCTCTTAA
- a CDS encoding M20 family metallopeptidase has product MKKTLIALSLSSLAFASSISTAHAQSADAEQRLAKAQPKVIEWRRHLHQNPELGNREFETAKYITAHLKSLGMEVETGIAHTGVVALLKGGKPGPTVALRADMDALPVTEQVDIPFASKAKTEYNGEQVGVMHACGHDTHVAMLMGAAQVLAEMREELAGNVLFIFQPAEEGAPDGEEGGAELMLKEGLFKKYKPDVAFGQHVTSSLPVGVIGYRSGPLMASSDEFRINVKGRQTHGSRPWGGVDPITAAAQIVMGTQTLVSRQIDITKEPAVVSYGVIDGGIRNNIIPDSVYLNGTIRNFDMDNRQEIFKRLKVTAEKIAESSGATAEVEILEGYPVTVNNPELTAAAIPTLKAAAGDKNVMVIPKITGAEDFSFFANEVPGFYYFLGVTPKGTNPATAPSNHSPRFYVDESALAVGTRALTQLALDYFERQENQ; this is encoded by the coding sequence GTGAAAAAAACACTAATAGCCCTTTCTCTCTCCTCCCTGGCTTTTGCCTCCTCCATTTCCACTGCACACGCGCAATCCGCCGATGCCGAGCAACGACTGGCAAAAGCGCAGCCTAAAGTGATCGAGTGGCGCCGCCACTTGCACCAGAACCCGGAGCTGGGTAATCGCGAATTCGAAACCGCCAAGTACATCACCGCCCACCTGAAGTCGCTGGGTATGGAAGTGGAAACCGGCATTGCCCACACCGGTGTGGTTGCCCTGCTCAAGGGCGGCAAGCCCGGCCCTACCGTTGCCTTGCGCGCAGACATGGATGCACTGCCCGTCACTGAACAGGTGGATATTCCCTTCGCGTCGAAAGCGAAAACCGAATACAACGGCGAGCAGGTGGGCGTGATGCACGCCTGCGGCCACGACACCCACGTCGCCATGCTGATGGGCGCAGCGCAGGTGCTGGCGGAGATGCGCGAGGAGCTGGCCGGCAATGTCCTGTTTATCTTCCAGCCCGCCGAAGAGGGCGCACCGGACGGTGAGGAAGGTGGCGCAGAGCTGATGCTGAAAGAGGGTCTGTTCAAGAAATACAAACCGGATGTGGCTTTCGGCCAGCACGTAACCTCCAGCCTGCCCGTGGGCGTGATCGGCTACCGCTCCGGGCCGCTGATGGCGAGCTCCGACGAATTCCGCATCAACGTGAAGGGCCGCCAGACCCACGGTTCACGCCCGTGGGGCGGGGTTGACCCGATCACCGCCGCGGCACAGATCGTGATGGGCACCCAGACTCTGGTCAGCCGCCAGATCGACATCACCAAGGAGCCGGCGGTGGTCTCCTACGGCGTGATCGACGGAGGAATACGTAACAACATCATCCCCGACAGCGTTTACCTGAACGGCACCATCCGCAACTTTGACATGGATAACCGCCAGGAGATTTTCAAACGCCTGAAAGTGACCGCGGAGAAAATCGCCGAAAGCAGCGGTGCAACCGCAGAGGTGGAAATCCTCGAAGGTTATCCGGTGACCGTGAACAACCCGGAGCTGACCGCAGCCGCGATCCCCACACTCAAAGCCGCGGCGGGCGACAAGAATGTCATGGTGATCCCGAAAATCACCGGTGCTGAAGACTTTTCCTTCTTTGCCAATGAGGTTCCCGGTTTCTATTACTTCCTCGGGGTAACCCCAAAGGGCACCAACCCCGCGACCGCCCCCAGCAACCATTCACCACGCTTCTATGTGGATGAGAGTGCACTGGCGGTTGGCACCAGAGCACTCACCCAGCTGGCCCTGGATTATTTCGAACGGCAGGAAAACCAGTAA
- a CDS encoding AbgT family transporter: protein MTTSTSPSDIQPAGNGKKTAFTRFLDTVEWLGNLLPHPITLFAMFAVGVVILSGIAAFFDLSVNDPRPVGAAGRAEDGVIHVVNLLSGEGLRTIVTTLVTNFTGFAPLGTVLVALLGVGIAEHSGLLSAAVRGMVLKASKRTVTVIVVFAGIISNTASELGYVVLIPLAAMIFHSLGRHPLAGLAAAFAGVSGGYSANLLLGTVDPLLSGITESAAHMIDPNYVVGPEVNWYFMIISTFLITALGSWVTLAIVEPKLGKYDNSEASVDLSQDKMTQLTAEEKRGLMFAGLAVLGVCGLLALTIVPEWGVLRNQETGLVSGSPFLKGIVALIVVFFAIPGFVYGKTVGTMKNDRDVIDAMSKSMGTMGMYIVLVFFAAQFVAFFKMTNLGTIFAVLGAEALQSIGLTGPVLFLFFIMMCGVVNLSLGSASAQWAVTAPIFVPMLMLLGYAPEVIQAAYRIGDSVTNIITPMMSYFGLIVSFATRYKKDLGMGTLIATMIPYSIFFFIGWTALFFLWVFVAGMPVGPGAATYFTM, encoded by the coding sequence ATGACGACATCCACTTCCCCCAGTGACATCCAGCCCGCCGGCAACGGTAAGAAAACCGCCTTTACCCGCTTCCTCGACACCGTGGAATGGCTGGGTAACCTGCTCCCCCACCCGATTACCCTGTTTGCCATGTTCGCCGTGGGTGTGGTGATTCTGAGTGGTATCGCAGCTTTCTTTGACCTGTCGGTGAATGACCCGCGCCCGGTGGGTGCCGCCGGCCGCGCCGAGGATGGCGTCATCCATGTGGTCAACCTGCTGTCCGGGGAAGGGCTCAGAACCATTGTCACCACACTGGTGACCAACTTCACCGGCTTCGCGCCGCTGGGCACGGTGCTGGTGGCCCTGCTGGGCGTCGGTATTGCCGAGCACTCCGGCCTGCTCTCCGCCGCCGTGCGCGGCATGGTACTGAAGGCTTCCAAGCGTACCGTTACCGTGATCGTGGTCTTCGCCGGCATCATCTCCAACACCGCCTCAGAACTGGGTTACGTGGTGCTGATCCCGCTGGCGGCGATGATCTTCCATTCCCTCGGTCGCCACCCGCTGGCGGGCCTGGCGGCCGCCTTTGCCGGCGTCTCCGGCGGCTACAGCGCCAACCTGCTGCTGGGCACCGTAGACCCGCTGCTGTCGGGCATCACCGAATCCGCCGCGCATATGATCGACCCCAACTATGTGGTGGGCCCGGAGGTGAACTGGTACTTCATGATCATCAGTACCTTCCTGATCACCGCACTGGGCAGCTGGGTAACCCTCGCCATCGTCGAGCCCAAACTGGGTAAATACGACAACAGCGAGGCCTCCGTCGACCTGTCCCAGGACAAAATGACCCAGCTGACCGCCGAAGAAAAACGCGGCCTGATGTTTGCGGGGCTTGCGGTACTGGGTGTGTGCGGTTTGCTGGCACTCACCATCGTTCCCGAGTGGGGCGTGCTGCGCAATCAGGAAACCGGTCTGGTTTCTGGCTCCCCCTTCCTGAAGGGCATCGTGGCGCTGATCGTGGTGTTCTTCGCCATTCCCGGCTTCGTCTACGGCAAGACCGTGGGCACCATGAAGAATGACCGCGATGTGATCGACGCCATGTCCAAGAGCATGGGCACCATGGGCATGTACATCGTGCTGGTGTTCTTTGCCGCCCAGTTTGTGGCCTTCTTCAAGATGACCAACCTGGGCACCATCTTTGCGGTGCTGGGCGCCGAGGCCCTGCAGAGCATCGGCCTCACCGGCCCCGTGCTGTTCCTGTTCTTTATCATGATGTGTGGCGTGGTGAACCTGAGCCTGGGCAGTGCCTCCGCGCAGTGGGCGGTCACGGCACCGATCTTTGTGCCGATGCTGATGCTGCTGGGCTATGCGCCCGAGGTCATCCAGGCCGCCTACCGGATCGGCGATTCGGTCACCAATATCATCACTCCGATGATGAGCTACTTCGGCCTGATCGTGTCCTTCGCCACCCGCTACAAGAAAGATCTGGGCATGGGCACCCTGATTGCCACCATGATTCCGTATTCGATCTTCTTCTTTATCGGCTGGACCGCACTGTTCTTCCTGTGGGTCTTTGTCGCCGGTATGCCGGTTGGACCGGGTGCGGCCACTTACTTCACCATGTAA
- a CDS encoding glutamate synthase-related protein, with the protein MKPVVADNKPVKVSLTKDEEYYFCACGRSKNQPFCDGSHAGTDFKPKPFVVEESGDSYLCQCKHSMNLPFCDGSHKQFQSDAIGKEGPGIQANSANAPVASATKEEPTVEFIHQLAREGLSKMGHHGPMTSMGVPRHQLPHWDDIQVMVAQMATKPLFEDATVNTELVIGPKARKPLTLKIPLFVSDMSFGALSEEAKIALSKGAEMAGTGICSGEGGMLPEEQQANSRYFYELASAQFGYDETKLTQVQAFHFKGGQGAKTGTGGHLPGNKNLGKISEVRGIPEGIDAISPPTFKDLNSVDDFKAFADHVREITGGIPIGFKLSANHIERDIQFALDASADYIILDGRGGGTGAAPEMFRDHISVPTIPALARARRYLDQQGVRNEVTLIITGGLRVPMDFVKAMALGADGVAIANSAMQSIGCVAARMCNTNNCPAGIATQKADLRQRLNVDKSAEQLKNFLEASTELMQVMARACGHHSLSQFNQNDLATWHRELALLSGIRYSGVTEL; encoded by the coding sequence ATGAAGCCAGTCGTAGCAGACAATAAGCCCGTGAAGGTGAGTCTTACAAAAGATGAAGAGTATTACTTTTGCGCCTGTGGTCGATCGAAAAACCAACCGTTTTGTGATGGATCACATGCCGGCACCGATTTTAAACCAAAACCCTTTGTCGTGGAGGAAAGTGGTGATAGCTATTTGTGTCAATGCAAGCATTCCATGAACTTGCCCTTTTGCGATGGCAGTCATAAACAGTTCCAAAGTGACGCGATAGGGAAAGAGGGTCCGGGAATACAGGCCAATAGTGCGAATGCGCCCGTCGCGAGTGCGACGAAAGAAGAGCCTACGGTTGAATTTATTCACCAGCTGGCAAGGGAAGGTTTGTCGAAGATGGGGCATCACGGCCCTATGACGTCCATGGGCGTGCCACGTCATCAGCTTCCTCATTGGGATGATATTCAGGTGATGGTGGCGCAAATGGCAACCAAGCCACTATTCGAGGATGCCACTGTTAATACTGAGCTGGTGATCGGTCCGAAGGCCCGCAAACCGCTGACATTGAAAATCCCCCTGTTTGTATCAGACATGAGTTTTGGCGCCCTGTCCGAAGAGGCCAAAATTGCCCTGTCGAAGGGGGCTGAGATGGCGGGTACGGGCATCTGCTCTGGTGAGGGCGGCATGTTGCCTGAAGAACAACAGGCTAACTCGCGTTATTTTTATGAACTGGCCAGCGCTCAGTTTGGCTATGATGAGACAAAGCTCACCCAGGTTCAGGCTTTTCACTTTAAAGGTGGGCAGGGCGCTAAGACCGGCACCGGCGGACACCTTCCCGGGAACAAGAATTTGGGCAAAATTTCCGAAGTGCGAGGGATTCCTGAGGGTATTGATGCCATATCGCCTCCGACGTTTAAGGACCTGAACTCTGTCGACGACTTCAAGGCGTTTGCGGACCATGTGCGGGAAATAACTGGTGGTATACCCATTGGCTTCAAGCTCAGTGCCAATCATATTGAGCGGGATATCCAGTTTGCGTTGGATGCAAGTGCCGACTATATCATTCTGGATGGACGCGGTGGCGGTACAGGTGCTGCGCCTGAAATGTTTCGTGATCACATCAGTGTGCCAACGATACCGGCGCTAGCGCGTGCGAGACGTTACCTTGATCAGCAGGGTGTACGGAATGAAGTTACCCTGATTATTACAGGCGGCCTGCGTGTTCCTATGGACTTTGTCAAAGCGATGGCGTTAGGTGCAGACGGTGTCGCGATAGCCAACAGTGCAATGCAGTCCATAGGCTGTGTTGCTGCACGTATGTGTAACACGAATAATTGTCCTGCCGGAATTGCAACCCAGAAGGCTGACTTGCGACAACGGCTCAATGTGGATAAATCAGCAGAACAATTGAAAAACTTCCTGGAAGCATCAACAGAGCTGATGCAGGTAATGGCAAGAGCCTGTGGTCATCACTCCTTAAGTCAGTTCAATCAAAACGACCTGGCGACGTGGCATCGGGAGCTGGCATTGCTTTCTGGCATAAGATATTCAGGCGTTACCGAGCTATAA
- a CDS encoding bile acid:sodium symporter family protein, producing the protein MESGPLVSIGLPLSLFVIMIGIGMTLTARDFHQVTVKPTGLIVGTLAQILLMPLAAFALAWALDLPPAMAVGLVVIAACPGGTTSNLFTLLAKGNVALSIVLTVAASLITIMTLPLFANFALKLYFGTQQEITLPFTKTVLTLSAIVLLPVALGMGIKALRPALAARAESIVSLFGALVLATLIIGIIYGIRDRFVDLLIQAGPAIIALNLLGIAVGLLCTRAAGLGNRERLAVAIELGIKNGTLGLMVTLTLLHSSSMSVPSAIYGVIMFPLGFLLAAYGRHLARVHASTKPAEAPRTAEAR; encoded by the coding sequence ATGGAATCCGGCCCCCTCGTCTCAATCGGGTTACCCCTTTCGCTGTTCGTGATCATGATCGGGATCGGCATGACCCTGACGGCGCGCGACTTCCATCAGGTCACGGTGAAACCCACTGGCCTCATCGTCGGCACGCTGGCGCAGATACTGTTGATGCCGCTGGCGGCCTTCGCGCTTGCCTGGGCGCTCGACCTGCCTCCGGCCATGGCCGTGGGCCTCGTGGTGATCGCCGCCTGCCCCGGCGGCACCACATCCAACCTGTTTACCCTGCTGGCGAAAGGGAATGTCGCGCTGTCTATTGTGCTGACCGTTGCCGCCAGCCTGATCACCATCATGACCCTGCCGCTGTTCGCCAATTTCGCCCTCAAACTGTATTTCGGCACCCAGCAGGAGATCACCCTGCCCTTCACTAAAACCGTATTAACGCTCTCTGCCATCGTGCTGTTGCCGGTAGCACTCGGCATGGGCATCAAGGCCCTGCGGCCAGCACTGGCGGCCCGGGCCGAAAGCATCGTGAGCCTGTTCGGCGCACTGGTCCTCGCCACCCTGATCATTGGCATCATCTACGGCATACGCGATCGCTTTGTCGACCTGCTAATTCAGGCCGGCCCCGCCATCATCGCGCTGAACCTTCTGGGTATTGCGGTCGGCCTGCTGTGCACCCGCGCCGCAGGGCTGGGCAACCGCGAGCGCCTTGCGGTGGCCATCGAGCTGGGCATCAAGAACGGCACCCTGGGCCTGATGGTAACCCTGACCCTGCTGCACTCCAGCAGTATGTCGGTGCCCTCCGCTATCTACGGGGTCATCATGTTCCCGCTGGGCTTCCTGCTGGCCGCCTATGGCCGGCACCTGGCCAGAGTCCACGCAAGCACAAAACCTGCAGAAGCACCCCGCACCGCCGAAGCGCGATAA
- a CDS encoding DEAD/DEAH box helicase → MLFEDLGLAPEIARAVAEQGYTKPTPIQEQAIPVVMRGGDVMAAAQTGTGKTAGFTLPLLHKLSAGERARNNQVRALVLTPTRELAAQVFDNVQSYSQYLPMRHSVVFGGVKINPQMMRLRGGADILVATPGRLLDLYNQRAIKFDQLETLVLDEADRMLDMGFIHDIKKILRALPPKRQNLLFSATFSPEIRTLAKGLVNDPVEIDVSPRNTTTKTVQQKLHPVDKSRKANLLCHLIKENGWHQALVFSRTKHGANRLAKQLEQNRIPAAAIHGNKSQNARTKALADFKNGKVQILVATDIAARGIDIDQLPQVVNFDLPNVPEDYVHRIGRTGRAGATGQAVSLVSADEAKQLWDIERLIKKPIEREEIEGFEPDHQLPASGGKPGKGSQVRRGGASKPSGNKPAGGKRGGGGRNSDSRSAGGRSEGRSEGRGGNGRSGNRSGNTGNSADGNGAAKPGQRRRRPQRRTQTA, encoded by the coding sequence ATGCTTTTTGAAGACCTCGGCCTCGCGCCGGAAATCGCGCGCGCTGTTGCGGAACAGGGCTATACCAAACCGACCCCGATTCAGGAACAGGCCATCCCGGTGGTCATGCGCGGCGGCGACGTGATGGCCGCCGCCCAGACGGGCACCGGTAAAACCGCCGGTTTCACCTTGCCGCTGCTGCACAAGCTGAGTGCCGGCGAACGCGCGCGCAATAACCAGGTGCGCGCACTGGTGCTGACACCGACCCGCGAACTGGCGGCGCAGGTGTTCGACAATGTACAGAGCTATAGCCAGTACCTGCCCATGCGGCACTCGGTGGTATTTGGCGGTGTGAAGATCAACCCGCAGATGATGCGCCTGCGCGGTGGTGCGGACATTCTTGTCGCAACCCCTGGCCGTCTGCTGGATCTCTACAACCAGCGTGCGATCAAGTTTGATCAGCTGGAAACCCTGGTGCTGGACGAAGCCGACCGTATGCTGGACATGGGCTTTATTCACGACATCAAAAAAATCCTGCGCGCATTGCCGCCCAAGCGTCAGAACCTGCTGTTCTCCGCAACCTTCTCTCCGGAAATCCGCACCCTGGCCAAGGGCCTGGTGAATGATCCGGTCGAGATCGACGTAAGCCCGCGCAACACCACTACCAAGACCGTGCAGCAGAAGCTGCACCCGGTGGACAAGTCGCGCAAGGCGAATTTGCTGTGCCACCTGATCAAGGAAAACGGCTGGCACCAGGCGCTGGTATTCAGCCGCACCAAGCACGGCGCCAACCGTCTGGCCAAACAACTGGAGCAGAACCGGATTCCCGCAGCGGCGATTCACGGCAACAAAAGCCAGAACGCGCGCACCAAGGCGCTGGCGGACTTCAAAAACGGCAAGGTACAGATTCTGGTGGCCACGGATATCGCCGCACGCGGAATCGATATCGACCAGCTGCCCCAGGTGGTGAATTTTGATCTGCCGAATGTGCCGGAGGATTATGTGCATCGTATCGGCCGTACCGGCCGCGCGGGCGCCACTGGCCAGGCGGTATCATTGGTTTCGGCCGATGAAGCCAAGCAGTTGTGGGATATCGAAAGGCTGATCAAGAAGCCGATCGAGCGCGAAGAGATCGAGGGCTTCGAGCCCGATCACCAGCTGCCGGCCTCCGGTGGCAAGCCCGGCAAGGGCAGTCAGGTGCGTCGCGGCGGCGCGAGCAAACCTTCCGGCAACAAGCCGGCCGGTGGCAAGCGCGGCGGTGGTGGCCGTAATTCGGATAGCCGTAGTGCTGGTGGCCGCTCTGAGGGACGCTCGGAAGGCCGTGGCGGCAATGGACGTTCCGGCAATCGCTCTGGCAACACCGGCAACTCGGCAGATGGTAACGGTGCCGCGAAGCCGGGCCAGCGTCGACGTCGCCCACAGCGACGCACGCAGACGGCGTAA